Within the Miscanthus floridulus cultivar M001 chromosome 17, ASM1932011v1, whole genome shotgun sequence genome, the region ATTTATGACAAAACTAAAACTATTTACATTTCGGAACCTGAGGGAGCACTAACTAGCGACGATATGAAATTCAGACGAGAGGTTACTCGAATATAAACAGTTTAAATTAGTAATTCACTGCCACCACATATTACAAACAAATGCAGGCAACACTTAATTAGAGTATGGTAACTGAACAGAGAAGTAATGGGGGATAAAAGAGGCTTGACCTTGCAGCGAAACCATGCACCCCTGTAACCGCTCACCAAGGATTTGGACTCCGCGAGATCCCCAATCTTATACGGAAGAAGCAGATCCATCTCCAGCTACCAATCTACAGGCATCAACAGTAGAAATCTAGTAAGCAGAATGTGAAGAGCCTAGTACCAGAAGTCCAATTACAACGATAGTCATAGCAATCCAGGTTTAACAAAGACCAGCGTCTTCCTATTTTCCATCGATTTGGGAGGCGATGAACAAAGTAATTTGACACCACACAATAATCAATAGCCCAAAGGCAAATGCTTTCCTTTGAAAGGCGGAATGGAGGCAGCGGGCAGTGGCGTACCGGGAGGGAGGCAGAAGGGCAGCCTTCGATCAGCCTCGATGCGGAACCGCAGCCAATCGCCGCTGGCAACCCCGGCGACGGTTGCCGGCTCGGCGCCTCGTCCCGTCCCTCGCCGGTGGCGGCACGCGGCAGAAGTGTGCATGAAGGGAAGGAGGAGTTTATAGATTTTGGATTTGGGAAAAAAGTCTACCCTCAATATGTAGCTGGACCACCTAAAATATAAAACTGGATTTTCTACATGAACTTCTCAAAATCGGACAAATAACCACCGATCGGTGGCGGTTCTGCTACCGCGACGGTAATTTTGTCtttacttttttatttattttcgttgaatctttaaaaaatcacagtaaatcacataaaaatcataaaatggaaaatccgaTTCTATTAaactccacgtgagtagatctacagtgaacatataatatagtaTTCTTTAGTACAAGCTTaagatctatgtttttctataattaaatggaataattcacAGCTACaacttctatggtccaattatggtgaaatttttatagtggactaattattgtatgcttgaattatagtaaaaatttcatactcattgaatcatgtataacttagttcaTTGGGGTGAAGTACTCCTCCGTGAATAGCCGATAGTTATGTAGATTTTTTCTTTAGATTTGGACTCGCTGAGAAAACATGCGACTAATCATAATTTAATTATTATACACTATATAAACCTATGTGGGCCAGGAGTGGCGCGGTCCACCTGTGTTGCTCAACTCTACCTTAAGCTAGAGTTCTAGGTTTCATGAATAGTTGGTATTCACTCAAGTAACTTAGGCCATGTTTGGTTGTTCTAATAGCCTAGGTATCACGTCAGACAACCATCACATCTCTCTACGTCTAACATCAGACGTCTGGAAACGCTGCCTTGGAGGCAAAATCCAAACAGGCTagtgtgcaaaaaaaaaaatattgtgGTAACTTGTAGTCTACGTAATGTAACGGTTAGAGCATCTTCTAACAATAATCTAAGACGTTGTTTGGATCCTTAGAAttaaatttattttaataattataatttagacacatattaattaagctaatatggttctatatggattatatttgtataaTATTGTTTGCTATACGAGAGATATACTTATGTGTTGTATTTTTACCGTAGGAGAGTGAGTTGAAGATCATATTATAAGTTACAAAGTAGAAACATAGAATGGTGATATatagaatcaattttcatcttccacgctatgaatttgagatagtctTATATGTAAACTTTGAAAAGTGGTGGAATATCAAATTCCAAGTAGCCTAATTTATTAAGTAAATTTCAAATCCTCCAAATGTAAGAATCCACACGGCTCCTAAAAATAATCTTAAAAATATAGTGTTGCAACCTTTTCAATAaatattagaaaaaaaataatcTATCACTAACAGATTCCAATACTTTATGTCTGAAAAATAAAAAACAGATCTGCTTAGACTTTTGGTCGCCGCCCGTGCCACATCAACACCCTTGCCATTGTCACCGCTAGTCATCGCATAGCCGGACATTCTTAGCAACCTAACTCACACCTAGAATTTACAAAACAGGATTTTCATTGCCGGCTCTACTTTTcaatattctcatatctaaaaataGTGTTGGAGGTTCGACTCCGGCGAGCCTATAGGCGGTGGTAGTCGAGATGACGGAATGTCCTAGGAAAAAAATTGTCACCCATAATAGAGAATACATGTCATCGGGGTATTTTTGTGAGTGGATGCCTCCGTTTTTTCGAGCACGGATAGGTTGGGAGTTAGAATATGGAGTTGTTGGAAGAGGGATTGTTTTCATTCTACCAAAAAATCAAGCTTGGGAGTGGCCTTACCAAACTGttagagatgctcttagagcAGCTCCAAGTCTCTTTATATTTTTCAGGTAttgataggaatagagattttcgTGGAAAATCCCAACTAGATTGCAAAATATTCCCATCTTCTTTTCCTTATTTCTCGTTTATCAAAGATACATAGTGGAGTTACCTCTTCAAAGTGTTGAACAAGATATAAAAAAGGagcgcgtctgatggcgtcctACAACCTCGAAGGCGTCGCCCAGAGTGGTTCATGCAGTTCCAGGAGGACGAAGGCACACCGGCGTGGGGGCGCTTCAGAGATCTCCTTGATCTGCGCTTCGGGCCGCCGCTACGCTCGGCGCCCCTCTTCGAGCTGACGGAATGTCGACGTACGGGCACCGTGGAGGAGTACTCCAACCGCTTCCAGAGCCTCCTCTTCCGCGCCGGGCGCCTCGACGAGGGGCAGCGTGTCCAACTCTACACCGGCGGCCTCCTCCCTCCGTTGAGCCACGCCGTTCGTCTCCACCATCCGGAGACGCTCGCCGGGGCCATGAGCCTCGCCCGACAAGTGGAGTTGATGGAGCTTGATAAGTTGGCGGCAGCACCGGCCAAGCCGGCGCATCGAGCGGGCCCGGCCGCTCCGGCACCACGGCCGGCGTTACCCCGCCCCCCAGGCGCCCCCGCTGCTCGCGCTACCGGCACCTGGGGCGGCGGCTGCACCAGGCGCGCGCGAGCGGCCACCTGGCCGCCGTCTTTCCAAAGACGAACAGGAGGAACGCCGCCGGCTCGGGTTGTGCTTCAACTGTGATGAAAAGTACTTCCGCGGCCCACAACCGTACCTGCCGCCGCATTTTTCTACGTCGAAGGCGTTGAGCTGGAGACGGACGACGACGCAGCGGGGCGCCGCTGAACCGGCGGGAGAGGCCCCCGTCTACTCCTTGCATGCAGTGGCTGGGGTGCCTGGCTTCGACACACTGCAGGTCCGCGCGCTCCTCGGGACGGAAGTGCTGGTCGCCCTCCTCGACACGGGCTCAACGCACAACTTCATCGGCGAACGCGCCGCGTACCGCTCCGGGCTGCACATCCAGCCGCGCCCACGTCTCACCGCTACCGTGGCCAACGGCGAGCGCATCGTCTGCCCAGGGGTCATccgcgacgcgccggtcacggtACATGGAGAGACGTTCCACGTCGACCTCTTCGTCATGCCTTTGGCGGGCTTCGACCTCGTCCTGGGCACTCAGTGGCTGGGCACCCTCGGGCCCATCGTCTGGGACGTCGCCCGCGCGGACCATGCAGTTCCAGCGCGCGGGACGTGCCATCTGCTGGACTGGCATCGCCTCCTCCGACAGGGCGGCCCTCCGCGCGGTCACGGCAGCCCCAGCGCCGGTGCTACCACCCCCAGCCGCCCCGGGAGCCGCTACTTCGACGCCCTGCTCCACTCCCTCGGCGACGTCTTCACCGCGCCCCGTGGACTGCCACCCAAGCGCTCCCGTGACCATCGCATCGTCCTCAAGCCGGGGAGCGCTGCCAGTGGCTGTCCGCCCGTACCGGTACCCGGCGGCCCACAAGGACGAACTCGAACGGCAGTGCGCCGCCAGATCGAGCAGGGCATTGTCCGCCGCAGCGACTCGGCGTTCTCCTCACCAGTACTCCTCGTCAAGAAGCCGGATGGCTCTTGGCGCTTCTGCGTTGACTACAGAGCGCTGAACGCGCTCACCATCAAGGATGCGTTCCCCATTCCGGTGGTGGACGAGCTGCTGGACGAGCTCCATGGCGCAAaattcttcaccaagctcgacttgCGCTCAGGCTACCACCAAGTCCGGATGCGCCCAGAGGACATCCACATGACGGCCTTCCGCACCCACGACGGCCTgtacgagttcctggtgatgccgttTGGGCTGTGCAACGCCCCTGCGACATTCCAGGCGTTGATGAATGATGTACTGCGACCGTTTCTTCGTCGTTTTGTTCTGGTGTTCTTTGACGACATTTTGATCTACAGCAAGAGCTGGAGCGAACATCTTCGTCACATCCGCATCGTCCTCGAGGAGCTTCGACGCCAGCAGCTGTTCCTCAAGCGCACCAAGTGTGCGTTCGGCGCAGCGTCGGTTGGCTACCCTCGGCCACGTCATCTCCGAGGCAGGCGTCGCCATGGACCCGGCCAAAGTACAGGCAATCCGGGACTGGCCCACGCCTCGGTCAGCACGGGCGGTGCGGGGCTTCCTGGGCCTGGCCGGCTACTACCGGAAGTTCGTCCACCACTACGGTACGGTGGCCGCACCACTCACGGCTCTGCTGAAGAAGGACGGGTTCTCATGGAACGAGGGCACCGCGGCGGCGTTCGCAGCGCTCAAGGACGCGGTCACCTCGGCCCCCGTCCTCGCCATGCCGGACTTCTCCAAGCCGTTCGTCGTCGAGGTGCGACGCTTCGTCCCACGGGTTCGGCGCGGTGTTGGTCCAGGGTGGCCACCCCATCGCGTTCTTCAGCCGGGCTATCGCACCCCGCCATCAGGCGCTGGCGGCCTACGAGCGGGAGCTTATTGGCCTCGTCCTGGCAGTGCGGCACTGGAGGCCATACCTTTGGGGCCGCCGGTTCGTCGTCAAAACCGACCACTACAGCCTCAAGTACCTGCTGGACCAGAGGCTCGCGACGATCCCGCAACATCATTGGGTCGGCAAGCTCCTGGGCTTCGATTTCGCCGTTGAGTACAAGCCCGGGTCGACCAATGTGGTGGCGGATGCTCTCTCCCGCCGCGACACACCGGACGACGGGGCTGTTTTGGCCCTCTCAGCACCGCACTTCGACGTTCTCTCCCGCCCTCCGGCAAGCACAGCTGACCGACCCCGCCTGGCTGCCATCCAGGACGAGATCCAGGCCGGTGCTCGGCGCGCACCCTGGGCGGTGGTTGATGGGATGGTCCAGTTACGCGGGCCGACTCTACTTACCGCCGTCTTCACCGCTGCTCCAGGAGCTGCTGGCCGCTGTGCACGCCGAAGGCCACGAGGGGGTCCAGCGCACGCTCTGCACCCGCATTCGCCGTGACTTTCATTTTCCTAACATGAAGCAGGTGGTCCAGGATTATGTGCGGGAGTGCTCGACCTGCCAGCGCTACAAGTCCGAACACCTCCATCCGGCTGGGCTACTACTTCCTCTTCCGATTCCGCAAGGCGTCGGGACAGACGTGGCGTTGGATTTCGTCGAAGCCCTGCCTCGCGTACGGGGCAAGTCTGTCATCCTGACGGTGGTAGACAggttcagcaagtactgccacttTATTCCGTTGGCGCACCCATACTCGGCGGAGTCAGTGGCTCAGGCGTTCTTCGGGGAGATTGTCCGCCTCCACGGTGTGCCACGGTCTATGGTGTCCGACCGAGATGTCGTGTTCACCTCCAAGTTCTGGCGGGAGCTCATGAGGTTGATGGGGACCACTCTCCACATGACGTCGGCCTTCCATCCTCAGTCGGACGGCCAGTCCGAGTCAGCGAACAGGGTTATCATCATGTACCTGCGGTGCCTCACAGGTGATCGGCCGAAACAGTGGCTACAGTGGCTTCCATGGGCGGAGTACGTCTTCAACACCGCGTACCAAAGCTCCCTCCGCGACACGCCATTTCGGATCGTCTACGGGCGCAATCCTCCCTCCATCCGGTCCTATGAGCCGGGAGACACCCGCGTGGCTGCTGTGGCTAGGACCATGGAGGAGCGTGCGGAGTTCCTCGCTGATGTGCGCCATCGACTTGAGCAGGCTCAGGCGGTCCAGAAGAAGTACTATGACCAGGGTCACCGCGAAGTCAAGTACCAGGTGGGCGAGTGGGTGCTGCTTCGCCTCCGACACCGGACACCTGCCTCCCTCCCCACCGATGGCGCCGGCAAGCTGAAGCCAAGGTTCTATGGGCCGTACCGTGTGCTGGAGCTCATCAACGAGGTCGCTGTCCGCCTCGAGCTCCCGGCACGTGCCCGTATCCACGACGTCTTTCACGTGGGCGTCCTCAAGAAGTACCATGGCGCGCCCCCCGCTGCTACACCGCCACTGCCACCGCTTCACCATGGGGCTGTCACCCTGGAGCCCGAAAAGGCCGTCAAGACCCGACTCGCCCGGGGCACTCGTCAGGTGCTTATTCAGTGGAAGGACCAGTCTCCTGCCTCGGCCACTTGGGAGGACGTCGACACTTTTCACCGCCAAGTTTCCCacattccagctcgaggacgagctgcctctcgaggaggggagagatgtcatgtacgGCCGCACGTATACCAGGCGCAGGAGAGCCCGCGACGTGCGCCGGGCGGCCGAGCGGGCATCAAGGGCGCAGGAGCAGCAGGCGAGTGGATAGGAAGGAAAGTACCTATCTTTACCTTATTTGGTTTAGTCCTACAATTAAGGAGAACCTTCTCCATCTGTAAGGCCATTggccatatatatatactgtacGGCAGTAGCCTTTGGATTTAACGAAGATTATTCCCATCtaatctcctctctctctctccttaagCCGGCGATCTGGGGGGCATACCCCAGTCGACGTTGAAGCTCGGCGTGGGGGAATAACCCTGCCGGCAACTACGGACCGAGACTACGATCTGCGTAGTCGAGGTCCTCCTACCCTGGGCATCGCTGCCCTTGACAGTACCAGATTAGCAAACCATGTCCATGTGACAACCATTTCTACACACGAAACAATCGGAGTAACATATCCACAAGAGATAACAGTACCAGATTTATAATGTTCAAGTAGACGAGCAGCATGCCGACCTTTTCCGTTTGCCTAGTAACAATAAAATCAACATTTTATTCAATACATAAAAATATTATAGACAATAAACTATGCCAGAAACTGCACTTCATTATAATATAAAGTAAATACTACCCTGGGAAACAATCATGAGTCACCTATACTCAATATATTCTAGCACTTAAATACACAGATATCTAAAGAAAGAATTTAAAATCCATCAGCTACCTGTGAAAGAGGGACCGTCCAACCTTTTGCTAGAGACCACTCGAGAGTAGGCCTCAGATCACTATAATTAGCTtgataacgtttgccttcaccTATGGGAGGTTCCGGCAGCTCTACCTGTACACAGTTTTAGTAACATGTGGATATATTCAATAAGTAGATGGTTATAATATTGGCTACGGAACGAAGAAAACCATGAGAAAATGATGATCAAAGGAATAACTAGTTTCTTTCTACTAGATGAAATGATATGCAGCTCTCATGCATGTtcgataaaataaagaggactaaCTAGTTGGAGAAGTAAAGTTTAAATCATCTATTGCATGGTACATGAAAATAACAAGAAAATTTAGGATAACAGGTAATTTCTAGTAACATGGTAAATCATTAAATTCTTACCTCGACCAGGTCTTCATTGAGTAACTCAGTAATTGTCGCAGACCAATAACAACCTTCATTCAACCAATCAACCAGATCACCTATTTGCCAGGTTTCATCAACAATTGCTGTGACATCACTATTTGGTAACTGCTCAGGAACTTCATGCACAAAATACCATTTTGGAAACGAAGGCCTTATCATGATTTGAGTACTCTCTCTTGAATTTTGGTTGGACCATGCAGGGTTCTTTCGAAAGAGCCTAACCCATTCCTTCTCTGCAAGGAAACAGCAAGGGGAATGGAATATAATGTGCTTAAAAGTTAAAACTAATGATTAATGTCAACAGTCATGCACTCATGCTGACGTTCCTATGTTCTTTTCAACTGGACACAGGAATGATGAACTGTGAATGGATTATCTAGACCTTATATTCTTCATAACACCAAATTTTATCAAACTGAGATTTATAGTCGAATTAACCAAACACTTGTTGGTGAGATAACATATGAACATGATTACATATCAGTTTGTGCTAAACAAATTTTGGTAAGCACAAAGATAGTAAATTCCTATTGAAAAAAAGGGTGCCACCCAAACCTCAAAATATGTACCTGCTTGTGGTGCAATACCCTTAAACTTGGCATTTCCATAATAGATGCCAAAGCCTATAAGTTCTTGTAGTTCCTTTGTATTCTCATAAGATCTTCTAATCATTAGGGTTTGGATTACATAGATTGTACAATAAAGGAAGGTACTAGGTACATAAAAGTTAGCAGTATGAAATGTTCACAAATTTTAGTATCACTATTGAAAAGACAAAACAATTGCTTAACACAAGAGAGCTAAGATAAAGCTTTGCTTACTTTCGCCAGGATAATCAATGTACTCCAAGTAACACTCCAGGTATCCAAACTTGACACGCATACTATGTATCTGAAAAATAGCTGCATTTAATTAGCCCCCATGCTCTACTTTTTTCCATCTAATATGAATACACATCTACAATTCAGGAGATGCACGATGAATTAAACAATGAGGaaaaagtttgtttccttttATTTTTAATGTATGGATGGGCAGGtctgtttccttttctttttttgaacgtaaaatacagcaggggaggcccccaCTCTAGAGATTTATTAGAAAATAGGCACTGTACAAAAGGGAGGCTTTACCCAAGCCAAagcacaaaaagaaaaagaactgCAGATGCAAGCTCAAGGATAGCTGCAAAGCTAGGGTAGGGAATCTATACAGAGAAGGAACTCATGACGTTTGTCTTCACTAAGTCTACAAGCCTGCAACCTGGCCTCTTCACAGAAGAGACGTTTCCTTTTCTTTAAATTGGCTTTGTAATATGACTCTTCCCTTACAAGATTAGATACTTAACTTCTAGATTCATATATGGAGAAACAACTATTTTTCAAAACTTTTAAAGCTGAACTTAACTATTTATTAATGATTATTTATTATATTAATCACTGGTTCAATCTAGATTCTAGACCATTAAAAAAATCAGAAACATAATTGCTGtaggtttttttcttttccttctttcatTGATATAGTAATTTCTAGACCTTGGTCTCTTTCCAGATGGGGGCTGGGCTGGGTGGGCTGCAGCCCCCCTCGTGAGCATGATTTTCTACCTTAAATCACTGTTACTTAGCCTCAAATCACCATTAATCTGTAGCTCTAGCCCTAAATCTTCATTGTTTAGCCCCCCCTTTGTCCTCATCCTAGAACCGCCCCTGGCCAGGCTGTCGGTGCTGCTGCCTGGAAAGGTCACCAATGAGTCATAGCACCACTTCACCGGAGGTGGTATGGCTGCTGGAGGTGGGCGGAGTCTAGCGCAAGGCCATCGCAGCGGCAGAGTTAGGAAGGGCATGAGGGAGTGTGGAAAGCGGAGAGGTGAGGCGCCAGTGGCAGTTGGTGATAGGGGAAGATGTCACACAGCAGTTAGCTGTGGCATTGAGAGCTGTGACAAGGGCCGACATGACAGGGTTGTGGCAGGGGTAGAGGCGGTGGTGGCTCTGCAAGAGGCAGGCTGCTGGTTCATTGCAAGGACGACAGCGATAGGCTACACGCTTCGGCGTAGTGTGAACCACCGCACATTAACTTTGTCCTTCTTTTAACTCTCAAATACTTAGAGAATAAATCCCGTGCTCTATTTCTTTACATCAAACATGAATAAAAAAAAGGTGTTCATCTGTGATTCATGAGATGCATGATGAAACAAGGAAATATTATGTTGTATTCCCTCAATTAAAAATTAAGTCAAAGTTAGAGATTTATGACAAAACTAAAACTATTTACATTTCGGAACCTGAGGGAGCACTAACTAGCGACGATATGAAATTCAGACGAGAGGTTACTCGAATATAAACAGTTTAAATTAGTAATTCACTGCCACCACATATTACAAACAAATGCAGGCAACACTTAATTAGAGTATG harbors:
- the LOC136517836 gene encoding uncharacterized protein — protein: MDLLLPYKIGDLAESKSLVSGYRGAWFRCKIHSMRVKFGYLECYLEYIDYPGEKKEWVRLFRKNPAWSNQNSRESTQIMIRPSFPKWYFVHEVPEQLPNSDVTAIVDETWQIGDLVDWLNEGCYWSATITELLNEDLVEVELPEPPIGEGKRYQANYSDLRPTLEWSLAKGWTVPLSQANGKGRHAARLLEHYKSGICWRKKKGLFCDATSC